Part of the Gemmatimonadaceae bacterium genome is shown below.
TCGCCATGCCATCAAATAGCCGAGCCGTCTAAGGAGGGGTTCCAGCCAGGGCCACCGTTGCCCAGTTGCAACGAAGACAACGTCGACGTACGGGCCCGGGACGAACGTCAGGCGCTTCGGGTCGAGGGCGGTCGCTCCCTGACCCTCGATCCGCACCTTCAGACCCACTGCCTCGAGCGCCAGATATCGGTCGGTCAGCTTGCCGAACTTCCTGCCGATTAATCCGCCCAGCCTGCCGCCATAATGCAACGTCAGCGTCACCCTGCTGCCCTGATCCGCTGCGGCGACTGAGTGCCTCCCCGTGGTCACCACCCC
Proteins encoded:
- a CDS encoding SRPBCC family protein, which codes for MRQFSREIDIAAPPQRVWEVMCEVERWSEWTSSITSIEKLDSGPLCIGARYRIRQPRLPATEWTVTEIDPRKSFVWTARRPGVVTTGRHSVAAADQGSRVTLTLHYGGRLGGLIGRKFGKLTDRYLALEAVGLKVRIEGQGATALDPKRLTFVPGPYVDVVFVATGQRWPWLEPLLRRLGYLMAWRIRRREFRAGDDDPR